The following are from one region of the Actinoplanes sp. L3-i22 genome:
- a CDS encoding AAA family ATPase, whose protein sequence is MLALQILGPLRVWHDGAESALPPRQQAFLLALLLARAGRPIAVADLVDLIWENGAPASAVNTVHKNVGALRRFLQPTLPARESGSYLMRSGTGYLIEAGPDLLDLARFRELTGTAAPLTDQRPDEALATYADALRLWQGAAADGLRRGAGAASIFATVDTEFFGTCVTAARLATSLGRPEPVLRALRLAATMAPLHEPVQASLITTLGAAGQQAEALAVFGAVRARLNDELGVEPGPALRAAHQQLLADSITPVTLTSGSGPGPSIDPGPSIDPGPSVDPGPTGGLVGRTAELATLRQAVDQAFADGTGLVLVEGEPGSGKTRLLREITGEAAGRGALTVWGRCLDGAGAPSMWPWIQATRALLGALPAAARTRRLAGELRRLAEPPEDDLAIPDQGAQFRLFEQVVAVLEEAAAARPVLLVLDDLQWADDASLRLFGHLATRLPGRTVLVGALRDGAPAPGAELTRILALTSRTPCYRRIRLGPLDRAEVGELVRQEIGKDAGFAAIQDLHVRTAGNPFFVLELSRILAAGGEVSIPATVRDVVRDRAAALDAESGRLLEIAALLGRDVDLRLLARVAGLDVPACLARTEPLEPLGLIGPGRDDPFALRFTHDLVRESVAGATPPLRAARLHLEIADALEHAGPDEETAERLAHHLSAAGPLADRARTATALLRAGRHAAAKSALEAAGQHLDSAVRLARAADLPELELSALSQLTVIAGMRAGYHSSAPDMLRRAEHLARGLGREREAADFLFSRRAAHSQAGQLGESGRLARRLLELGTASRDPVVRRYGFYAWGIHQWDLGDIGAAFRHLTSTDGAAGDDPWAERSLRYDLRLMSAGMVAETTALHGDVGAARARLDTLEARAGDDPYAITVSASFAARIAAMAGDPDWALRAAERGIEADPGFSYTFFGAYLRLARFWALAVTGDDPAGAATGAASVITDVLLDPPRSNLHTWYGLLGEMWLAAGRVDEAGEALDRADRFLHAQGQRYAEGLLLLLRARLLRDRGAPVAEVRAAGEAARLLSVERGAHLFARRAGEFLAGLSPVARSPFSPR, encoded by the coding sequence GTGTTGGCGCTGCAGATCCTCGGCCCGTTGCGGGTCTGGCACGACGGCGCCGAGTCGGCCCTGCCACCCAGGCAGCAGGCGTTCCTGCTCGCGCTGCTCCTGGCCCGCGCCGGCCGGCCGATCGCGGTCGCCGACCTCGTCGACCTGATCTGGGAGAACGGCGCCCCGGCCAGCGCGGTGAACACGGTCCACAAGAACGTCGGCGCGCTGCGGCGATTCCTGCAGCCCACGCTGCCCGCCCGGGAGTCCGGCAGCTACCTGATGCGCTCCGGCACCGGCTACCTGATCGAGGCCGGCCCGGACCTCCTCGACCTCGCGCGCTTCCGCGAGCTCACCGGCACCGCCGCGCCCCTGACCGACCAGCGACCGGACGAGGCGCTCGCCACCTACGCGGACGCGCTCCGGCTCTGGCAGGGCGCGGCCGCCGACGGCCTCCGCCGCGGCGCGGGCGCGGCTTCGATCTTCGCCACGGTCGACACCGAATTCTTCGGTACGTGCGTGACCGCGGCCCGCCTCGCCACGTCGCTGGGCCGCCCGGAGCCGGTGCTGCGCGCCCTGCGCCTGGCCGCGACGATGGCACCCCTGCACGAGCCGGTCCAGGCGAGCCTGATCACCACGCTGGGCGCGGCCGGCCAGCAGGCCGAGGCCCTCGCGGTCTTCGGCGCGGTCCGCGCCCGCCTGAACGACGAGCTCGGCGTCGAGCCCGGCCCGGCGCTGCGGGCCGCCCACCAGCAGCTCCTCGCCGACAGCATCACCCCGGTCACGCTGACCAGCGGCAGTGGCCCAGGCCCCAGCATCGATCCTGGCCCAAGCATCGACCCTGGCCCCAGCGTTGACCCTGGCCCAACTGGCGGATTGGTCGGCCGGACCGCCGAGCTGGCGACGCTGCGGCAGGCGGTGGACCAGGCGTTCGCCGACGGCACCGGTCTGGTGCTGGTCGAGGGCGAGCCCGGCAGCGGAAAGACCCGCCTGCTACGGGAGATCACCGGCGAGGCGGCCGGCCGGGGCGCGCTCACCGTCTGGGGCCGCTGCCTCGACGGCGCCGGAGCCCCGTCGATGTGGCCGTGGATCCAGGCCACCCGGGCGCTGCTCGGCGCACTGCCCGCCGCCGCCCGGACCCGCCGGCTCGCCGGTGAGCTGCGCCGCCTCGCCGAACCGCCCGAGGACGACCTCGCGATCCCCGACCAGGGCGCCCAGTTCCGGCTGTTCGAGCAGGTCGTCGCGGTGCTCGAGGAGGCCGCCGCGGCGCGCCCGGTGCTGCTCGTGCTGGACGACCTGCAGTGGGCCGACGACGCCTCGCTGCGCCTGTTCGGCCACCTGGCGACCCGCCTGCCCGGCCGGACCGTGCTCGTCGGCGCGCTCCGCGACGGCGCCCCCGCACCCGGCGCGGAGCTCACCCGGATCCTCGCGCTGACCAGCCGCACCCCGTGTTACCGCCGGATCCGCCTCGGACCGCTCGACCGGGCCGAGGTGGGCGAGCTGGTCCGGCAGGAGATCGGGAAAGACGCCGGCTTCGCCGCCATTCAAGACCTTCACGTCCGTACGGCGGGAAATCCGTTCTTTGTTCTTGAATTGTCCCGAATCCTCGCCGCCGGCGGTGAGGTGTCGATTCCGGCCACCGTGCGGGATGTCGTGCGGGACCGGGCGGCCGCGCTGGACGCCGAGTCCGGGCGCCTGCTGGAGATCGCCGCGCTGCTCGGCCGCGACGTCGACCTGCGGCTGCTCGCCCGAGTGGCCGGCCTCGACGTGCCGGCCTGCCTGGCCCGCACCGAGCCGCTGGAGCCGCTCGGGCTGATCGGTCCCGGTCGGGACGATCCGTTCGCTCTGCGCTTCACGCACGACCTGGTCCGGGAGTCGGTGGCCGGGGCGACGCCGCCGCTGCGGGCCGCCCGGCTGCACCTGGAGATCGCGGACGCGCTGGAGCACGCCGGGCCGGACGAGGAGACCGCCGAACGGCTCGCCCACCACCTGTCGGCGGCCGGGCCGCTGGCCGACCGGGCCCGGACCGCGACCGCGCTGCTGCGGGCGGGCCGGCACGCGGCCGCGAAATCCGCGCTCGAAGCGGCCGGGCAGCACCTGGACTCGGCTGTCCGGCTGGCTCGCGCGGCCGATCTGCCGGAACTGGAGCTGTCCGCGTTGTCGCAGCTCACGGTCATTGCCGGGATGCGTGCGGGCTATCACTCGTCGGCGCCCGACATGCTCCGGCGGGCCGAGCACCTGGCCCGCGGCCTCGGGCGGGAACGGGAGGCCGCCGACTTCCTGTTCTCCCGGCGGGCCGCGCACTCGCAGGCCGGGCAACTCGGGGAGAGCGGACGGCTGGCCCGGCGACTGCTGGAGCTGGGCACGGCGTCGCGCGATCCCGTCGTACGGCGATATGGGTTTTATGCCTGGGGAATCCACCAATGGGATCTTGGCGACATCGGGGCGGCGTTCCGGCATCTGACCTCGACGGACGGGGCCGCCGGCGACGATCCGTGGGCCGAGCGGTCGCTGCGGTACGACCTGCGGCTGATGTCGGCCGGGATGGTCGCCGAGACGACCGCGCTGCACGGGGACGTCGGCGCGGCGCGGGCCCGGCTCGACACGCTGGAGGCGCGGGCCGGGGACGATCCGTATGCGATCACGGTGTCGGCCAGCTTCGCCGCGCGGATCGCCGCGATGGCCGGCGACCCGGACTGGGCACTGCGGGCGGCCGAGCGGGGGATCGAGGCGGATCCCGGGTTCTCGTACACGTTCTTCGGGGCCTACCTGCGGCTGGCCCGGTTCTGGGCGCTGGCGGTGACCGGCGACGACCCGGCGGGTGCCGCGACCGGCGCGGCATCGGTGATCACCGACGTGCTGCTCGACCCGCCGCGGTCCAATCTGCACACCTGGTACGGGTTGCTGGGGGAGATGTGGCTGGCGGCCGGGCGGGTGGACGAGGCCGGGGAGGCGCTCGACCGGGCGGATCGGTTCCTGCACGCGCAGGGGCAGCGGTATGCCGAAGGGCTGCTGCTCCTGCTGCGGGCCCGGTTGCTGCGGGACCGGGGTGCGCCGGTCGCGGAGGTGCGCGCGGCGGGCGAGGCGGCCCGGTTGCTCTCCGTTGAGCGTGGGGCCCACCTGTTCGCCCGCCGCGCCGGCGAGTTCCTGGCCGGGCTCAGCCCGGTTGCTCGCTCACCCTTTTCTCCCCGTTGA
- a CDS encoding alpha/beta fold hydrolase, with the protein MVKPTIVLVHGAWADASSWNKVATELRGHGFEVLAPPNPLRGVASDATYLSSFLAQRTSGPVVLAGHSYGGVVISNAAGSAENVKALVYVNAFIPAEGESIFQILGGSGSALDVPDPTTVLDVVGYPGAPEGDAEAFLKADTVYRLFAQDLSEADGWLVLAGQRPITLSANAAPTEATAWRTLPSWAVLGTDDLVIPEATQRSMAERAGSKISEVAASHLSMVSHPEVTVEAILAAAAHVTD; encoded by the coding sequence ATGGTGAAACCGACGATCGTCCTGGTGCACGGCGCGTGGGCCGACGCCTCGAGCTGGAACAAGGTGGCGACGGAGCTGCGCGGTCACGGGTTCGAGGTGCTCGCCCCGCCGAACCCGCTGCGCGGCGTGGCCTCCGACGCCACGTACCTGTCGTCGTTCCTGGCGCAGCGCACGAGCGGCCCGGTCGTCCTGGCCGGCCACTCCTACGGCGGGGTCGTGATCAGCAACGCCGCGGGCAGCGCCGAGAACGTCAAGGCGCTGGTCTACGTGAACGCGTTCATCCCGGCCGAGGGCGAGAGCATCTTCCAGATCCTGGGCGGCTCGGGCTCGGCGCTCGACGTCCCGGACCCGACCACCGTTCTGGACGTGGTCGGCTACCCGGGCGCCCCGGAGGGTGACGCGGAGGCGTTCCTCAAGGCGGACACCGTGTACCGGCTGTTCGCCCAGGACCTGTCCGAGGCGGACGGCTGGCTGGTGCTGGCCGGTCAGCGACCGATCACGCTGAGCGCGAACGCCGCCCCGACCGAGGCCACCGCGTGGCGGACGCTGCCGAGCTGGGCCGTGCTCGGCACCGACGACCTGGTGATCCCGGAGGCGACCCAGCGCTCGATGGCCGAGCGGGCCGGCTCGAAGATCTCCGAGGTCGCGGCCTCGCACCTGTCGATGGTGTCGCACCCGGAGGTGACGGTCGAGGCGATCCTGGCCGCCGCCGCCCACGTCACCGACTGA
- a CDS encoding NAD-dependent succinate-semialdehyde dehydrogenase: MNTIAVVDPASLVTVAEVPDQDVAAARSAVDAAHQAFRAWARTAPRHRSEILHRAFELMLRDRTELAALIARENGKSLTDAAGEVTYAAEFFRWFAEEAVRPGGEYGEAPAGGARTLVTHRPVGVAALVTPWNFPAAMITRKIGPALAAGCTVVVKPAAETPLTALAIARLLTEAGVPEGVVTIVTASDASAVVGAWLNDQRVRKISFTGSTAVGRVLLRHAADRVVNSSMELGGNAPFIVAEDADLDEAVAGAMIAKFRNGGQACTAANRFYVHEAVASSFVARFGAAVEKLSVGAATDGAEIGPLISASALRRVSRAVADAVAAGARISHQAATPDLPGHFYPPTVLVDVAPDAAILQEEIFGPVAPIVTWSDEREMLAQVNATEYGLAGYVFSSDLARAIRIGESVEAGMVGINRGLVSDPSAPFGGVKQSGLGREGAREGLREFQETHYLSVAWPS, translated from the coding sequence ATGAACACGATCGCAGTTGTCGACCCGGCATCGCTGGTGACGGTCGCCGAGGTGCCGGACCAGGACGTCGCCGCGGCACGGTCCGCGGTGGACGCGGCGCACCAGGCGTTCCGGGCGTGGGCCCGCACCGCTCCCCGGCACCGGTCGGAGATCCTGCACCGGGCGTTCGAGCTGATGCTGCGGGACCGCACCGAGCTGGCCGCGCTGATCGCGCGGGAGAACGGCAAGTCGCTGACCGACGCGGCGGGCGAGGTCACCTACGCGGCGGAGTTCTTCCGGTGGTTCGCCGAGGAGGCCGTGCGGCCGGGCGGCGAGTACGGCGAGGCCCCGGCCGGTGGCGCCCGCACGCTGGTCACGCATCGCCCGGTAGGGGTCGCCGCGCTGGTCACGCCGTGGAACTTCCCGGCCGCGATGATCACCCGCAAGATCGGCCCGGCGCTGGCCGCCGGCTGCACCGTGGTGGTGAAGCCGGCCGCCGAGACGCCGTTGACCGCGCTGGCGATCGCCCGGCTCCTCACCGAGGCCGGCGTGCCGGAAGGTGTCGTCACCATCGTCACCGCGTCGGATGCTTCCGCCGTGGTCGGTGCCTGGCTGAACGACCAGCGGGTCCGGAAGATTTCTTTTACCGGCTCGACGGCGGTCGGCCGGGTGCTGCTGCGCCACGCGGCCGACCGGGTGGTCAACTCGTCGATGGAGCTGGGTGGCAACGCCCCGTTCATCGTCGCCGAGGACGCCGATCTGGACGAGGCGGTGGCCGGCGCGATGATCGCCAAGTTCCGCAACGGCGGTCAGGCGTGTACGGCGGCGAACCGCTTCTACGTCCACGAGGCGGTGGCATCTTCCTTCGTGGCCCGCTTCGGCGCCGCGGTGGAGAAACTTTCCGTCGGCGCGGCCACGGACGGTGCCGAGATCGGCCCGCTGATCAGTGCGTCGGCCCTGCGCCGGGTGTCGCGCGCGGTCGCCGACGCGGTGGCGGCCGGTGCCCGGATCTCCCATCAGGCGGCTACGCCCGATCTGCCGGGCCACTTCTATCCGCCGACGGTGTTGGTGGACGTGGCTCCGGATGCGGCGATCCTGCAGGAAGAAATCTTCGGCCCGGTAGCCCCGATCGTCACCTGGTCCGACGAGCGGGAGATGCTGGCCCAGGTCAACGCCACCGAGTACGGCCTGGCCGGCTACGTCTTCTCCAGCGACCTGGCCCGGGCGATCCGGATCGGCGAATCGGTGGAGGCCGGCATGGTCGGCATCAACCGGGGGCTGGTCTCCGACCCGTCCGCCCCGTTCGGCGGGGTAAAGCAGAGTGGTCTGGGTCGCGAGGGCGCCCGGGAGGGTCTGCGGGAGTTCCAGGAGACCCACTACCTGAGCGTCGCCTGGCCCTCCTGA
- the gabT gene encoding 4-aminobutyrate--2-oxoglutarate transaminase, with the protein MSLEQKRRLVTELPGPRSQELMERKLAAVPGGVGTTMLVFAARAAGGIVVDVDGNHLIDLGSGIAVTTVGASAPRVVAAVTEQVAAFTHTCFMVTPYDGYVSVAETLNRVTPGDHDKRTVLFNSGAEAVENAVKIARAHTGKDAVVVFDHAYHGRTNLTMAMTAKNMPYKHGFGPFAPEVYRAPGSYPYRDNGLDGRAAAARAIDQIEKQIGADNLAACVIEPIQGEGGFIEPAEGFLPALAAWCRANGVVFVADEVQTGFARTGDMFACDREKVIPDLIVTAKGIAGGLPLSAVTGRAEIMEAPHAGGLGGTYGGNPLACAAALAAIETIEADGLVARAREIEAAVISRLRRLQVEDNRLGDVRGRGAMLAVELVRAGTAEPDPRLARDVARYAHQRGVIVLTCGTYGNVLRFLPPLSISDDLLDDAFDVLAAAFGEIR; encoded by the coding sequence GTGAGCCTCGAACAGAAGCGCCGGCTGGTCACCGAGTTGCCCGGTCCCCGGTCCCAGGAACTGATGGAACGCAAGCTCGCCGCGGTTCCCGGCGGCGTCGGCACCACCATGCTGGTGTTCGCGGCGCGCGCCGCGGGCGGCATCGTCGTCGACGTCGACGGGAACCACCTGATCGACCTCGGCTCCGGCATCGCGGTCACCACCGTCGGCGCGAGCGCGCCGCGGGTCGTCGCGGCCGTCACCGAGCAGGTCGCGGCGTTCACCCACACCTGCTTCATGGTCACGCCCTACGACGGGTACGTGTCGGTGGCCGAAACGCTGAACCGCGTCACGCCGGGTGACCACGACAAGCGCACCGTGCTGTTCAACTCGGGCGCGGAGGCCGTGGAGAACGCGGTGAAGATCGCCCGGGCACACACCGGTAAGGACGCCGTGGTCGTTTTTGATCACGCTTACCACGGGCGCACCAACCTGACGATGGCGATGACGGCGAAGAACATGCCGTACAAGCACGGCTTCGGCCCGTTCGCTCCCGAGGTGTACCGCGCGCCGGGGTCGTATCCGTACCGGGACAACGGTCTTGACGGCCGGGCGGCGGCCGCGCGTGCCATCGACCAGATCGAGAAGCAGATCGGCGCGGACAACCTGGCCGCGTGCGTGATCGAGCCGATCCAGGGCGAGGGCGGCTTCATCGAGCCGGCGGAAGGTTTCCTTCCGGCCCTCGCGGCGTGGTGCCGGGCCAACGGCGTGGTGTTCGTCGCCGACGAGGTGCAGACCGGCTTCGCCCGCACTGGTGACATGTTCGCCTGCGACCGCGAGAAGGTAATTCCCGACCTGATCGTGACCGCGAAGGGAATTGCCGGCGGGCTGCCGCTGTCCGCGGTGACCGGCCGCGCCGAGATCATGGAGGCGCCGCACGCCGGTGGGCTGGGCGGCACCTACGGCGGCAACCCGCTGGCCTGCGCCGCCGCCCTGGCCGCGATCGAGACGATCGAGGCCGACGGCCTCGTCGCCCGGGCCCGCGAGATCGAGGCCGCGGTCATCTCCCGGCTGCGGCGACTCCAGGTCGAGGACAACCGATTGGGCGACGTACGGGGTAGGGGCGCGATGCTCGCCGTCGAGCTCGTCCGGGCCGGCACGGCGGAGCCCGATCCCCGGCTGGCCCGCGACGTCGCCCGGTACGCCCACCAGCGGGGCGTGATCGTGCTGACCTGCGGGACGTACGGAAACGTCCTGCGCTTCCTGCCGCCGCTGTCGATCTCCGACGACCTTCTCGACGACGCGTTCGACGTGCTCGCCGCGGCCTTCGGGGAGATCCGATGA
- a CDS encoding LysR family transcriptional regulator, whose protein sequence is MELRLLRYFVATAEAGTVSAAAVALHLTQPALSRQIRLLERSLGVELFDRGGRRLELSTVGRALLPLARDVLGRVDALRVAAMVAASGRLERLTIGAPTVTLTDVVSPFIATLAPEDPTADVLGADGLSPVETLRLGADLAIGTVRAPDPFRSQALAVLPVWAYVNAEHPWAGRTSVPLAELLTETLIVQPGAFTARQSLEAAVTAAGATYSSVIEAANGTVAQALAAAGRGIAVASDDPRFGLLPLAVDVGGRHLNIRLAAVWDSRHAAAPTLESFAARLGAFVRDRYSAPAN, encoded by the coding sequence GTGGAGCTGAGGCTGTTGCGGTACTTCGTCGCGACCGCGGAAGCCGGCACGGTCAGCGCCGCCGCCGTCGCGCTGCACCTGACCCAGCCGGCGCTGTCCCGGCAGATCCGGCTCCTGGAACGCTCGCTGGGGGTGGAGCTTTTCGACCGGGGCGGGCGGCGGCTGGAACTTTCCACCGTCGGGCGCGCGCTGCTGCCACTCGCGCGTGACGTGCTCGGCCGGGTCGACGCGTTGCGGGTCGCGGCGATGGTGGCCGCCTCGGGCCGCCTCGAACGGCTCACCATCGGGGCGCCGACGGTCACCCTGACCGACGTGGTGTCACCGTTCATCGCCACGCTCGCGCCGGAGGACCCGACCGCGGACGTGCTCGGCGCGGACGGACTGTCACCGGTGGAGACGCTCCGGCTCGGCGCGGACCTGGCGATCGGGACCGTCCGAGCACCTGATCCGTTCCGGTCACAGGCGCTGGCCGTCTTGCCGGTCTGGGCGTATGTGAACGCGGAACATCCGTGGGCGGGCCGGACGTCGGTGCCGCTGGCCGAGCTGCTCACCGAGACGCTGATCGTGCAGCCGGGAGCGTTCACCGCGCGGCAGTCCCTCGAAGCGGCGGTCACCGCCGCCGGGGCGACCTACTCGTCCGTGATCGAGGCCGCCAACGGAACGGTCGCGCAAGCCCTGGCGGCGGCCGGCCGGGGAATCGCCGTCGCCTCCGACGATCCCCGGTTCGGCCTGCTCCCGCTCGCCGTCGACGTGGGCGGCCGGCACCTCAACATCCGCCTGGCCGCGGTCTGGGACTCCCGGCACGCAGCCGCACCAACGCTGGAAAGTTTCGCCGCGCGCCTCGGCGCCTTCGTCCGCGACCGCTACAGCGCCCCAGCCAACTGA
- a CDS encoding ATP-grasp domain-containing protein, whose protein sequence is MLLLVPGDVLRPRRPDEHFADEVAAARDAGIEVAVIDHDALTSGGSADAAVSRVPAATDAVYRGWMLNGSQYAALEAALSRRDVTLRTSADAYRRAHELPGWCTVAGTLTPETVWTDGDDRDGFMAACASLGTGAAVLRDYTKSMKHHWHEAAYIESVSDLKNAWKIATRFRELRDDEFTGGFVLRRFEQLTGAEVRTWWLNGTCRLVTAHPDTPADLPPTSPPSTSASPTGPSPTGPSPTGPSPTGLPLTGLPLTGLPLTGLPLTGPPLTGLSPASLDPEFLAPLIRSLNLPFVTADLARHADGRWRLIEIGDGQVSDRPRSTPAADLIAALMR, encoded by the coding sequence ATGCTGCTGCTGGTTCCCGGGGACGTGCTGCGACCGCGACGGCCCGACGAGCACTTCGCCGACGAGGTCGCCGCAGCCCGGGACGCCGGGATCGAGGTCGCGGTGATCGACCACGACGCCCTGACCAGCGGCGGATCCGCCGACGCCGCGGTATCCCGGGTCCCGGCCGCCACGGACGCCGTCTATCGCGGCTGGATGCTGAACGGTTCGCAGTACGCGGCGCTCGAGGCCGCGCTGTCTCGCCGGGATGTCACGCTCCGGACCAGCGCGGATGCCTACCGACGCGCGCACGAACTGCCAGGCTGGTGCACGGTGGCCGGCACCCTCACCCCAGAGACCGTCTGGACCGACGGCGATGACCGAGACGGCTTCATGGCGGCGTGCGCGTCACTCGGCACCGGGGCCGCAGTCCTGCGGGACTACACGAAGTCGATGAAACATCATTGGCACGAGGCCGCCTACATCGAATCAGTCTCGGATCTGAAAAACGCCTGGAAGATCGCAACCCGTTTCCGCGAACTCCGAGACGACGAGTTCACCGGCGGCTTCGTCCTACGCCGATTCGAGCAGCTCACCGGCGCCGAAGTCCGAACCTGGTGGCTCAACGGCACATGCCGCCTGGTAACCGCACACCCAGACACCCCCGCCGACCTGCCACCCACCAGCCCACCATCCACCAGCGCGTCACCCACCGGCCCGTCACCCACCGGCCCGTCACCCACCGGCCCGTCACCCACCGGCCTGCCACTCACCGGCCTGCCACTCACCGGCCTGCCACTCACCGGCCTGCCACTCACCGGCCCGCCACTCACCGGCCTGTCGCCCGCCAGCCTCGACCCGGAGTTCCTGGCCCCGCTGATCCGCAGTCTGAACCTGCCGTTCGTCACCGCCGACCTGGCCCGCCACGCCGACGGCCGCTGGCGCCTGATCGAGATCGGCGACGGCCAGGTCAGCGACCGCCCACGCAGCACCCCAGCCGCTGACCTGATCGCCGCGCTCATGCGGTGA
- a CDS encoding bifunctional diguanylate cyclase/phosphodiesterase, translating to MRRYIVGALVVVLILLSASAVLDSRRHRQITEDIVRAGNQVTAYEQAAYLSAREMSLIEGTANDPDGPGRQELLDLDQQAYQATAVLAGSDAAHTDAMEAGNIAQRQINLRQDIIWYLSLLDRGEHTRAVAVLEGSIVPTYRRNMAQLQELRDRHQALYAQRAVQAREDSRELLVVSVISFGLTVLMLGLFVWTLRAHRIRVETMAATDTLTGLANRAAFTAYTQRALATGVTLLTVNIDGFRHVNDQLGPSIGDRLLAEAGRRLSSGVRETDLVARIGGDEFAILLPDTDPARAELVAERLREAFDQPFQLGDLTVDLEISIGAATAAPGDDVSSLLGHADTAMHEAKQQHDGFRRFTPHTGPDSADRLSLLGDLRRGLDDDGQFTLHYQAKVRLDDGSVSGVEALARWHHPVKGPVSPGQFVPVLETTTLIHRFTERVLTIALRQSRDWLDAGRQVAIAVNVSTRSLLDETFPDRLAALLNAAGVPGSLLCIEITEYTVMSDPATTIAALHRIRALGVKTSIDDFGTGYSSLAYLKLLPVDELKIDRAFVADMVTDPSSHALVASAVDLAHNLGLTVVAEGVEDAPTAEALRALRCDTAQGYHFARPVPAAEVCLEPRQLPIA from the coding sequence ATGCGCCGCTACATCGTCGGCGCGCTGGTCGTGGTGCTCATCCTGCTGTCCGCGTCGGCGGTGCTGGACAGCAGGCGGCACCGCCAGATCACCGAGGACATCGTCCGGGCCGGCAACCAGGTCACCGCCTACGAGCAGGCGGCCTACCTGTCGGCCCGGGAGATGTCGCTGATCGAGGGCACCGCCAACGACCCGGACGGCCCGGGACGCCAGGAACTGCTCGACCTCGACCAGCAGGCGTACCAGGCCACCGCGGTGCTCGCCGGCTCCGACGCGGCACACACGGACGCGATGGAGGCCGGCAACATCGCCCAGCGGCAGATCAACCTGCGACAGGACATCATCTGGTACCTGTCGCTGCTGGACCGGGGTGAGCACACCCGGGCGGTCGCCGTGCTGGAGGGGAGCATCGTCCCGACGTACCGGCGGAACATGGCCCAGCTCCAGGAACTGCGGGACCGGCACCAGGCGTTGTACGCGCAACGGGCCGTCCAGGCCCGCGAGGACTCCCGGGAACTGCTCGTGGTCAGCGTGATCAGTTTCGGCCTCACCGTGCTGATGCTGGGCCTGTTCGTCTGGACCCTGCGCGCGCACCGGATCCGGGTGGAGACGATGGCCGCCACCGACACGCTCACCGGGCTGGCCAACCGGGCCGCGTTCACCGCGTACACCCAGCGCGCCCTGGCCACCGGCGTCACCCTGCTGACCGTCAACATCGACGGCTTCCGGCACGTCAACGACCAGCTCGGGCCGAGCATCGGCGACCGGCTGCTGGCCGAGGCCGGCCGGCGGCTGTCGTCCGGCGTCCGGGAGACCGACCTGGTCGCCCGGATCGGCGGCGACGAGTTCGCCATCCTGCTGCCGGACACCGACCCGGCCCGCGCCGAGCTGGTCGCCGAACGCCTGCGCGAGGCGTTCGACCAGCCGTTCCAGCTCGGCGACCTGACCGTCGACCTGGAGATCAGCATCGGCGCCGCGACCGCCGCCCCCGGCGACGACGTCAGCAGCCTGCTCGGGCACGCCGACACCGCCATGCACGAGGCGAAACAGCAGCACGACGGGTTCCGCCGGTTCACCCCGCACACCGGGCCGGACAGCGCGGACCGGCTCAGCCTGCTCGGCGACCTGCGCCGCGGCCTCGATGACGACGGCCAGTTCACCCTGCACTACCAGGCGAAGGTACGGCTCGACGACGGCTCGGTCTCCGGGGTCGAGGCGCTCGCCCGGTGGCATCACCCGGTGAAAGGACCGGTGTCGCCGGGACAGTTCGTGCCGGTCCTGGAGACGACCACGCTGATCCACCGGTTCACCGAGCGGGTGCTGACCATCGCGCTCCGCCAGTCCCGCGACTGGCTGGACGCCGGCCGGCAGGTCGCGATCGCGGTGAACGTCTCCACCCGCAGCCTGCTCGACGAGACGTTCCCGGACCGGCTCGCGGCCCTGCTCAACGCGGCGGGCGTGCCCGGGTCGCTGCTCTGCATCGAGATCACCGAGTACACGGTGATGTCCGACCCGGCCACGACGATCGCGGCCCTGCATCGCATCCGCGCGCTGGGCGTCAAAACTTCCATAGACGATTTCGGTACGGGGTATTCGTCGCTGGCGTACCTCAAACTCCTCCCGGTCGACGAGTTGAAGATCGACCGCGCCTTCGTCGCCGACATGGTCACCGACCCGAGCAGTCACGCCCTGGTCGCCTCCGCCGTCGACCTGGCCCACAACCTGGGCCTGACCGTGGTCGCCGAGGGCGTCGAGGACGCCCCCACGGCGGAGGCGCTGCGGGCCCTGCGCTGCGACACGGCCCAGGGCTACCACTTCGCCCGCCCGGTCCCGGCCGCCGAGGTATGCCTGGAGCCCCGCCAGCTCCCGATCGCCTGA